The region CTGCAGACCGCCAGCCTCATACCGCGACAGCCACACATGCACCGTCTTGCGCGACACCCCGAACCGGGCCGCGACATCCTTCACCGTCTCGCCGTCGGCGATCACCGCCCGCACAGCCTCATACCGCTGCTCCGCCACAGACAACTCCCTCATGAAC is a window of Mycobacteriales bacterium DNA encoding:
- a CDS encoding helix-turn-helix domain-containing protein, with the protein product MRELSVAEQRYEAVRAVIADGETVKDVAARFGVSRKTVHVWLSRYEAGGLQ